CATTTGAGATTGCTTTAATCGGAACTTTAGTTGGTGTTTTATTAAGTCTTCCTATTGCACTTTTATGCTCTCGCAATACAACACCTCATCCAATCATTAGTGTTTGCACTAAGGGGATCGTTTCAACAATGCGTACAATACCTGACCTTATCTGGGCATTAATCTTTGTTATTTCTGTTGGTCTAGGTCCATTAGCCGGTATTTTAACCATTGTTGTTGATACGATTGGATTTTGCGCAAGATTTTTTTCAGAGCGAATAGAAGAGATGGAAAAGGGACCTTCTCAAGCTCTTGAATCAACGGGAGCGACGAGATTTGGTATTATTGCTGGATCGACGATACCAATCGGATTTCCATCTTTTGTAGGGACAAGTCTTTATGCAGTTGAAAAAGCCATTCGTTCTGCTGTTATTTTAGGGTTAGTTGGAGCCGGTGGAATAGGGGTAGAACTTAGTACCGCTATGTCTTTACGAAGATTTGATGAAGCACTGATGATTATTATATTAATCTTAATCGTTGTTTTAATCGTGGAACAAGTATCATCAGCGATTCGAAAAAAGGTAATTTAGTTAGACTGGAAGTCTCTAGGGGCTTCCAGTTTTTCGTTGTGGCATACTCAATGATTTTTTCGCAGATACGAGAGCGCTTATTTTTTGAAAAAATGCTGTTTTTACGATTTCTGGGACACAGAAGGACGTTATTCTTTACTAAGATGTCGCTGAATGAGATGGTCTAAATCCACTGATTTTTCACATATATATAGATGGGATAAACACAAAACGTCAGGGTAGGTGAATTCATGGATCAGTCATCAAGAGATAACAAGAAAGTGGATGGAAATAGTAAAAATGAGCAGCTAGAAGCATTCCGGATCCAAAACACAGGTAATAAAATGACCACCAACGAGGGCTTAAAAGTTGCAAATACTGAATCAACCTTGAAAGCTGGAGATCGCGGTCCAGTACTTATGCAAGATTTTCATTTTTTTCAAAAACAGATGCATTTTGATACAGAACGCATCCCAGAGAGAGTAGTTCATGCCAGAGGCTCTGCGGCGCATGGGGTATTTCAGTTATATAAGTCGATGAAAAAGTATACTATAGCTGGTTTCTTGCAAAATCCTGGAGCAACAACGCCTGTATTCGCGCGTTTTTCAACGGTTCAAGGGGGAAAAGGATCGATGGATACTGCCCGCGATATCCGTGGTTTTGCCGTGAAGTTTTATACAGAAGAAGGAAATTACGATATATTAGGTTTACAATTTCCGGTATTTCAAATTTTTGATACCTTTAAATTTGTGGACTCGCAACATGCACTGAAACCTCAACCGCACAATCATATGCCGACGGCTTCGGCTGCGCATGATAACTTTTGGGATTTTGTTGCTAACAATCCAGAAACAGCTCATTTTGTGATGTGGGCCATGTCAGACCGAGCCGTTCCAAAGAGCTATCGAATGATGGCAGGTTTTGCGATTAATACCTTCCGTTTTGTTAATGAACACGGGAAATCAACGTTTGTAAGATTTCATTGGAAACCTGTTCTTGGGGTTCATTCATTCCTTAATGAAGAGTCGTTAATGATTGGAGGATTGGACCCTGATTACCACAGGCGAGATTTATGGGATGCGATTGAAAAAGGCGCTTATCCTGAATATGAGTTAGGTGTACAGCTAATCGACGAAAAGGATGAGTTTAAGTTTGACTTTGATGTGTTAGATCCGACGAAGCTGTGGCCGGAAGAGATCATCCCGTTAGAAATCGTTGGGAAAATGACATTAAATCGAAATGTCGATAATTTCTTTGCTGAAACTGAACAAGTAGCATTTGATGTGACAAACCTACTGCCTGGTATTACGTTTTCTGATGATCCAATCTTGCAAGGAAGAACATTCACCTATAAAATTACGCAACAACATCGGTTAGGTGGGTCCAATTATCCAGATTTACCGATTAACCGGTCAATTTGTCCATTCCACAATAACCAGCGGGATAGTTTTATGAGATATCGAATTGACGTTGATCAAGTCAACTATGTTCGAAATTCAATAGCTGATAATACACCTTCTCCTACACCACCGCTAGAAGGTGGGTATTTCGATTATCCAGATAGAGTAGAAGGCTATAAAGTAAGAGAGAGTAGCAATTCATTTAAAGATTTCTACTCTCATGCGAGAATGTTTTGGAATAGTATGTCAACTGTGGAGAAACAACATATTATTGAAGCGTTTAGCTTCGAACTTGCTCAGGTAAAAAGCGAGTCTGTTCGTCAGCAAGTGGTTGATGTTTTCGTCAATGTTGACAAGGAAATGGCGAGGACGATTGCTGATAATGTAGGAGTAAACCCTCCTGTTGGAGAGCATGTCCCAGTTACGGCTTCTTCACCTGCTGTTAGCCAAGCAAATACACCGCATTATCCACATACATTAAAAGTTGGGGTGTTAATTGGAAATGGATTTAATGGCTCTGAGGTAAGAAGTGCTCTTGAGGCTCTTCAGCAACATGGGGTTTTTATAGAGTTAATTAGCGAAAAACTCGGCTATGTCACAGGTGACGATGGTACAAAATTGAAAGTTGATCAAATATTTGTTAGCACTCATAATGTTCTTTACGACTCTCTGTACGTTGTTGGCGGACGAACTGACAATCAGACAGTGTTCGATAGTAACGTCAGCGTGTTTATAAATGGAGCATATAGGCACTATAAACCAATTGGTGTAGCAACAACAGGCCAAGCCTATATCAATCCATCAGAAGGTAATAACTTAGCTGGAGTATTATTCGCGACAAATACTCCTAACTTCGGTAAAGACTTTGTCTCTGCCATTGCCAAAAGACGTTTCTGGGATAGGCAATAATAAAGGTGTAGCTTTGGAGAGTGTCCCAAAAGGGAACGCAAGACAGCCTCACGTGACATTTGATGGCAGAGGAAGTTTTAAAAGGGAACGCAAGAGAGTCTCACGTGACAAATGAAGCGAGAAATTGTTTCAAAAGGGAACGCAAGACAGCCTCACGTGACATTTGATGGCAGAGGAAGTTTTAAAAGGGAACGCAAGACAGCCTCACGTGACATTTGATGGCAGAGGAAGTTTTAAAAGGGAACGTAAGAGAGTCTCACGTGACATTTGGTGGCAGAGGAAGTTTTAAA
This window of the Anaerobacillus alkaliphilus genome carries:
- the phnE gene encoding phosphonate ABC transporter, permease protein PhnE, whose protein sequence is MSEPAKRLDKNQNLNQHMPPRWKNPSILTWLLSVVCIAFIISGLSSANITVDRLLGGVVNMGKFIGNAFPPDTTRTSTIFARIVETFEIALIGTLVGVLLSLPIALLCSRNTTPHPIISVCTKGIVSTMRTIPDLIWALIFVISVGLGPLAGILTIVVDTIGFCARFFSERIEEMEKGPSQALESTGATRFGIIAGSTIPIGFPSFVGTSLYAVEKAIRSAVILGLVGAGGIGVELSTAMSLRRFDEALMIIILILIVVLIVEQVSSAIRKKVI
- a CDS encoding catalase, which translates into the protein MDQSSRDNKKVDGNSKNEQLEAFRIQNTGNKMTTNEGLKVANTESTLKAGDRGPVLMQDFHFFQKQMHFDTERIPERVVHARGSAAHGVFQLYKSMKKYTIAGFLQNPGATTPVFARFSTVQGGKGSMDTARDIRGFAVKFYTEEGNYDILGLQFPVFQIFDTFKFVDSQHALKPQPHNHMPTASAAHDNFWDFVANNPETAHFVMWAMSDRAVPKSYRMMAGFAINTFRFVNEHGKSTFVRFHWKPVLGVHSFLNEESLMIGGLDPDYHRRDLWDAIEKGAYPEYELGVQLIDEKDEFKFDFDVLDPTKLWPEEIIPLEIVGKMTLNRNVDNFFAETEQVAFDVTNLLPGITFSDDPILQGRTFTYKITQQHRLGGSNYPDLPINRSICPFHNNQRDSFMRYRIDVDQVNYVRNSIADNTPSPTPPLEGGYFDYPDRVEGYKVRESSNSFKDFYSHARMFWNSMSTVEKQHIIEAFSFELAQVKSESVRQQVVDVFVNVDKEMARTIADNVGVNPPVGEHVPVTASSPAVSQANTPHYPHTLKVGVLIGNGFNGSEVRSALEALQQHGVFIELISEKLGYVTGDDGTKLKVDQIFVSTHNVLYDSLYVVGGRTDNQTVFDSNVSVFINGAYRHYKPIGVATTGQAYINPSEGNNLAGVLFATNTPNFGKDFVSAIAKRRFWDRQ